One window of the Cotesia glomerata isolate CgM1 linkage group LG10, MPM_Cglom_v2.3, whole genome shotgun sequence genome contains the following:
- the LOC123272847 gene encoding solute carrier family 66 member 2 isoform X1, which translates to MADSMDISISDIASWIASGAMIFGGIVPYIPQYREIKKKEDAEGFSLYVCLALLIANTLRILFWFGKRFELPLLFQSILMNITMLFMIKLCVNINSKNQIIKLKDRVFTDLDIKYFWKWTDFQSYLDFVLLFGVVGGVAMYIFVDYPIFVETVGLLAVLTEAMLGVPQFLRNLDNKSTEGMSIVMVTMWAVGDTFKTCYFLHREAPVQFSICGALQVIVDLGILLQVYIYRNKTPVRPVLRTD; encoded by the exons ATGGCAGATTCGATGGATATTTCGATTAGTGATATTGCTAGCTGGATTGCTTCTGGTGCTATGATATTTGGTGGAATAGTTCCTTATATTCCACAATacagagaaataaaaaaaaaagaagatgcTGAAGGATTTTCTCTTTATGTTTGTCTAGCGCTTTTAATCGCTAACACTCTGAGAATATTATTTTG gtTCGGAAAACGTTTTGAATTACCTCTTCTCTTCCAAAGTATTTTAATGAACATAACAATGTTAttcatgataaaattatgCGTGAATATCAATAGCAAAAATCagataatcaaattaaaagaTCGAGTATTCACAG ATTTGGACATTAAATACTTTTGGAAATGGACAGACTTCCAGTCCTATTTGGATTTTGTCTTGCTATTCGGCGTTGTCGGAGGAGTTGCCATGTATATATTTGTCGATTACCCGATATTCGTTGAAACAGTCGGCCTATTAGCAGTTTTAACTGAAGCGATGCTTGGGGTTCCTCAGTTTTTGCGTAATCTTGATAACAAATCCACTGAAGGAATGAG TATCGTGATGGTCACCATGTGGGCCGTGGGTGATACATTCAAAACCTGTTACTTTCTTCACCGAGAAGCTCCAGTTCAATTCAGTATTTGCGGGGCTCTACAAGTAATTGTTGACTTAGGAATTTTATTACAAGTGTacatttatagaaataaaactcCTGTAAGACCGGTGCTACGAACAGACTGA
- the LOC123272847 gene encoding solute carrier family 66 member 2 isoform X2 yields the protein MADSMDISISDIASWIASGAMIFGGIVPYIPQYREIKKKEDAEGFSLYVCLALLIANTLRILFWFGKRFELPLLFQSILMNITMLFMIKLCVNINSKNQIIKLKDRVFTDFQSYLDFVLLFGVVGGVAMYIFVDYPIFVETVGLLAVLTEAMLGVPQFLRNLDNKSTEGMSIVMVTMWAVGDTFKTCYFLHREAPVQFSICGALQVIVDLGILLQVYIYRNKTPVRPVLRTD from the exons ATGGCAGATTCGATGGATATTTCGATTAGTGATATTGCTAGCTGGATTGCTTCTGGTGCTATGATATTTGGTGGAATAGTTCCTTATATTCCACAATacagagaaataaaaaaaaaagaagatgcTGAAGGATTTTCTCTTTATGTTTGTCTAGCGCTTTTAATCGCTAACACTCTGAGAATATTATTTTG gtTCGGAAAACGTTTTGAATTACCTCTTCTCTTCCAAAGTATTTTAATGAACATAACAATGTTAttcatgataaaattatgCGTGAATATCAATAGCAAAAATCagataatcaaattaaaagaTCGAGTATTCACAG ACTTCCAGTCCTATTTGGATTTTGTCTTGCTATTCGGCGTTGTCGGAGGAGTTGCCATGTATATATTTGTCGATTACCCGATATTCGTTGAAACAGTCGGCCTATTAGCAGTTTTAACTGAAGCGATGCTTGGGGTTCCTCAGTTTTTGCGTAATCTTGATAACAAATCCACTGAAGGAATGAG TATCGTGATGGTCACCATGTGGGCCGTGGGTGATACATTCAAAACCTGTTACTTTCTTCACCGAGAAGCTCCAGTTCAATTCAGTATTTGCGGGGCTCTACAAGTAATTGTTGACTTAGGAATTTTATTACAAGTGTacatttatagaaataaaactcCTGTAAGACCGGTGCTACGAACAGACTGA
- the LOC123272878 gene encoding intraflagellar transport protein 81 homolog: MGEDLKQIIIDLNKFLNKNLSLISFKALTPTDLLQLLSDVLSKITETPRINIIDENIEQSTMRILSILKILKYQTNKDFSLFRQRLSKGDQDTICGIFQWLFKNIDIAQKRAYLSRFLIKIEVPAEYLQDAETSALYERYLELVEEFKIVHKEREAGIKGNEAAAELKSDLRAMEKERQVLVDRIEKIKSKTTSQVHLLQIAQELRLEKDRDHELILQRMQENKAIESLQLSLQKAEQKLQTLQKTDVELTPQTLQQRLQEEVMILMAIYNEKMSKELSALKLRINALNNVVNTPYIGPDDIIKLRQQLDVLVREIQTLAESKITENGSEKITPFRQQAAAIAGIKRTTLDKLEKNENDLAELTIKLENKRAKTKHLAEDSMPKGEDLKRYVARLKTKSGMYKRCRAELTELRAEGGILSRTDIILENKLSDSKTMDAINMMNYEYNIPDHFNESNASDINLQLTRNLLTLKSKLSSLLNDLKPLRQKNYDVDDKYERAKRSYDSIASSTQNAISNLINEVESTRKLIEENTQEMTELQKKIAKMKKIQKNIQDEVRSYANPNGEKSLQDKLNESIISEEKKYKLLKDKEKSLKELLKQSVSQTHQWTSLISIFKSKIENFAENKRRDGIVLRKDGTETLILE, translated from the exons atgggtgaagatttaaaacaaattattattgacttgaataaatttttgaataaaaatttatcattaatatctttCAAGGCGCTTACACCTACAGATCTATtacaa CTACTGAGTGATGTGCTGTCAAAAATAACAGAGACACCAAGGATAAACATAATCGATGAGAATATTGAACAATCAACTATGAGAATTTTGtcgatattaaaaatactcaagtatcaaacaaataaagatttttcattatttag ACAAAGATTGAGTAAAGGAGACCAAGATACTATTTGTGGTATTTTTCAAtggctttttaaaaatattgacatcGCGCAAAAGCGAGCTTATTtatcaagatttttaataaaa ATTGAAGTACCGGCAGAATATTTGCAAGACGCTGAAACATCGGCATTGTATGAAAGATATTTAGAACTTGTTGAAGAATTTAAGATTGTACACAAAGAACGTGAAGCTggtataaaa ggAAATGAAGCAGCCGCTGAACTCAAATCCGACTTACGAGCTATGGAAAAAGAACGCCAAGTACTTGTGGACaggattgaaaaaataaaatcaaaaacaacGTCACAAGTGCATTTGTTACAAATTGCCCAGGAATTGAGGCTGGAAAAAGATAGAGATCATGAATTAATATTGCAGCGTATGCAAGAAAACAAAGCTATTGAATCATTACag ttaTCATTACAAAAAGCCGAGCAAAAACTCCAAACATTACAAAAAACCGACGTTGAATTAACCCCGCAGACTTTGCAACAGCGATTACAAGAAGAAGTGATGATTCTCATGGCGATTTACAACGAAAAAATGTCCAAAGAACTATCTGCATTGAAGCTGCGCATCAATGCACTGAACAATGTCGTAAATACGCCTTACATTGGCCCAGATGACATAATCAAGCTTCGCCAGCAGCTAGACGTGTTAGTACGCGAAATCCAGACTCTTGCAGAGAGCAAAATCACCGAAAACGGAAGCGAGAAGATAACTCCATTCAGACAACAGGCTGCAGCGATCGCTGGAATAAAACGCACCACGCTTGACAAGCTGgaaaaaaacgaaaatgaCCTAGCTGAGCTTACTATCAAGCTGGAAAACAAACGCGCTAAGACAAAACACTTGGCTGAAGATTCGATGCCCAAAGGTGAAGATCTAAAGCGCTATGTCGCGCGTTTGAAGACCAAAAGCGGCATGTACAAGCGCTGCAGAGCTGAATTGACTGAACTTAGAGCTGAAGGCGGTATCTTGAGTCGCACTGATATTATTTTGGAGAATAAATTGAGTGATAGCAAGACTATGGATGCTATTAATATGATGAACTATGAATATAATATTCCTGATCATTTTAATGAGAGCAATGCTAGCgatattaatttacaattgacGCGTAACTTGTTGACGTTGAAGTCAAAGTTATCTTCTTTGTTGAATG ATCTGAAGCcgttaagacaaaaaaattatgacgttGATGATAAATACGAACGTGCAAAGCGCAGCTATGATTCTATTGCTTCAAGTACACAGAATGCAATATCCAATTTGATCAATGAAGTTGAAAGTACTAGGAAGCTTATAGAAGAG aaCACGCAAGAAATGACGGagcttcagaaaaaaattgcgaaaatgaagaaaatacAGAAGAATATCCAAGATGAAGTTCGA TCTTACGCAAATCCTAATGGTGAAAAGTCTCTTCAGGACAAGTTGAACGAGTCTATAATTAGTGAAGAGAAGAAATATAAGTTGTTGAAAGACAAAGAGAAAAGTTTGAAGGAATTACTTAAGCAGAGTGTTAGTCAAACTCACCAATGGACAAGTCTTATTTC aatattcaaatcaaaaattgaaaactttgCTGAAAATAAACGAAGAGATGGTATTGTTTTACGAAAAGATGGAACTGAAACTctaattttagaataa
- the LOC123272840 gene encoding uncharacterized protein LOC123272840, which produces MNLPSDDVFGFTQQTAMILEGFEATDLIPEFKKRNISTSVLSELSKEDFMTLGASEELADKIIKQLGSKLRKPKSPFNSLIDNSSIREEKLTDIIKNTHQQLAFFQVFINFNRVKLSKLTDDYVIDLNKNVRASEALHLVTKCAIQQLNDLQSDIRKLVTIIEADETKNQSQKRKLIGAGLFIGLIGSSILIINFLKKSH; this is translated from the exons atgaatctacCAAGTGACGATGTTTTTGGGTTTACTCAGCAAACAGCGATGATACTCGAGGGTTTCGAGGCCACTGACTTGATACCAGAGTTCAAAAAACGTAATATATCAACATCAGTCCTGTCCGAGTTGTCCAAAGAAGATTTTATGACACTAGGTGCTTCTGAAGAACTTGCTGACAAAATTATCAAGCAACTGGGTTCTAAATTGCGTAAACCAAAGTCGCCGTTCAATTCTTTGATTGACAATTCATCTATCAg agaagaaaaattaacggacataataaaaaatacacatCAACAATTAGCATTTTTccaagtttttataaattttaatcgcGTTAAATTGTCTAAGCTAACAGACGACTACGTAATTGATCTGAATAAAAATGTTCGAGCGAGTGAGGCCCTTCATTTGGTGACTAAATGTGCGATTCAACAATTAAATGATCTTCAATCAGATATACGTAAATTGGTGACAATTATtgaa gccGATGAAACTAAGAACCAATCACAGAAACGTAAATTGATTGGAGCTGGATTATTTATTGGTTTAATTGGATCTTCaatacttataattaattttcttaaaaaatctcactga
- the LOC123272841 gene encoding transcription and mRNA export factor ENY2-like, which produces MKTAPHQRLVMVGDRDGLKELLRRRLVECGWRDQVKIICKELIKEKGNDITYDSMLSTVTSRARTHVPDSVKKELLQKIKSQLMAQEEKLKI; this is translated from the exons atgaAGACTGCACCGCATCAAAGATTGGTTATGGTTGGTGATCGTGATGG ACTGAAAGAGCTCCTAAGACGGCGCCTTGTTGAATGCGGATGGCGTGAccaagttaaaataatttgtaaggAATTGatcaaagaaaaaggaaaTGATATCACCTATGACAGCATGCTGTCAACTGTAACCAGCAGAGCCCGCACTCATGTTCCTGATTCGGTTAAAAAAGAgttattgcaaaaaataaaaagtcagTTGATGGCTCAAGAGGAGAAGTTAAAGATTTAA